A portion of the Phoenix dactylifera cultivar Barhee BC4 unplaced genomic scaffold, palm_55x_up_171113_PBpolish2nd_filt_p 002014F, whole genome shotgun sequence genome contains these proteins:
- the LOC120109310 gene encoding LOW QUALITY PROTEIN: phosphatidylcholine:diacylglycerol cholinephosphotransferase 1-like (The sequence of the model RefSeq protein was modified relative to this genomic sequence to represent the inferred CDS: inserted 2 bases in 2 codons) yields MMNGGSSSRKSSKWTAALLPPKRAFIASLSIEDVAGIARHHPLPSLLCISLLFFMGVEYTHGMVPSLAPPVDLGFVLTQPLHSLLATRPSLNSALAALNTVFVGMQIAYILWTLLVEGRPRPTIATLFMFASRGILGSATQLPLPQGFLGSGXGFPVGNVSFFLFFSGHVAAAVIASLDMRRTRRHGMAWAFDALNMLQGLRLLAXQGHYTIDLAVGVGAGFLFDILAGNYEIAGGMRRPASTRNQNEYVAPATAAVAAALHSHSHVPHYRHATRREKGTET; encoded by the exons ATGATGAACGGCGGAAGCAGCAGCAGGAAGAGCAGCAAATGGACCGCTGCCCTTTTGCCTCCCAAACGCGCCTTCATCGCTAGCCTGTCGATAGAGGACGTGGCCGGGATTGCGAGGCATCATCCCCTACCCTCTCTGTTGTGCATTTCCTTGCTCTTCTTCATGGGCGTGGAGTACACCCATGGAATGGTTCCTTCCTTGGCCCCACCCGTGGACCTCGGTTTCGTCCTCACGCAGCCCCTCCACAGCCTCCTCGCCACCAGGCCCTCCCTCAACTCGGCCCTCGCCGCCCTCAACACC GTGTTCGTGGGCATGCAGATCGCGTACATACTATGGACCTTGCTGGTGGAGGGGAGGCCGCGGCCTACCATCGCAACTCTCTTCATGTTTGCGTCAAGGGGTATACTCGGATCCGCGACCCAGCTCCCGCTGCCGCAG GGCTTCCTGGGCTCGG GCGGATTCCCTGTGGGCAACgtgtccttcttcctcttcttctcaggGCATGTGGCGGCGGCGGTGATCGCGTCTCTGGACATGCGGCGGACGCGGCGGCACGGGATGGCCTGGGCCTTCGATGCCCTCAACATGCTGCAGGGGCTGCGGCTGCTCG TCCAGGGCCACTACACCATCGACTTGGCCGTTGGGGTCGGAGCTGGCTTCCTCTTTGACATCCTCGCCGGGAATTACGAGATAGCAGGAGGCATGCGGCGGCCGGCGAGTACCAGAAACCAGAACGAGTATGTTGCGCCTGCGACTGCAGCAGTGGCAGCTGCTCTTCATAGCCATTCCCAT GTACCACATTATAGGCATGCAactagaagagaaaaaggaactGAAACGTAA